From the Lemur catta isolate mLemCat1 chromosome 1, mLemCat1.pri, whole genome shotgun sequence genome, the window GTGCAGGAAAATGAAATTACGaagattagaaaagaagataaaaactgTGGTAGGattatatttctagaaaatcCAAGAGATGTAAAAAAtactatcaatttaaaaaatttgataagGTGGCTGGATATCGGGAAATATGtaaatatctgtctttttttatattagcAGTAAGTACTTAGAagtggaaagaggaaaaatattcagagTGCAAAGCCGGTAAAATGCATTGaagtaaatttaataagaaaGGCACAGGGCTTTTATGAAGAGGAGTAGAAAATCTTACTGAAGGTTGTAGAACAAGTTCTGAACAAATGGGAAGATATATCATGTTCTAAAAATTAACATACCAATGTAATTTTTAGTTAGAATCTCATTAAGGGtgtgtatgtttttttaattagatGAAATCTCAGCTTTGTTTACTAGAATAAATGCTGATGAACAGTCAAGgaagtatgaaaaaaagaataatatttgagAGGGCATTTGCCTCACCACACGTCAGGAACATAATATACTTTTTATCAAATCAATATGGTATCAATACAGGGCTAGACAAATAAATTAGTGGaccagaacagagaatccagaaatagatctCAAGATGTAAGGCAATCTAATATAGGACCTTAGGTGGTATTTCAGtgagaagaatattttatttatttatttataattgtatattacttaaataattttcaagaaaattagaCACTCAAGGCAAATAGGACAAAAATGTCATTAAGGAGGCTGGGAAGTATTGAGATGGGACAAgaacctttcttttttattgacaaataaaatcgtatatatttatcatgtatatgatgttttaaagtatatatacattgtggaatgactaaatttaGCTAATTAACATAGCATTATCTCATATAGTTAcaatttttgtggtgagaacacattATATCCActcagcatttttcaagaatatgatGTATTCacattaactacagtcaccatgttgtacaataggtCCCTTGAAGAGACGAACATATTATTGGATGAATGGTACTGGGGTAGCCAGTTGTATGGAAGAAGATGAAATTGGACCCCTCACTTTTAATAAATTCCAAGTGAATTCAGTACCTAAATatgaaaggtaaaaaataaaactcctacAAGAAGATGTAGGTGGACATTCTAGAAAATGGGGAAGGCCCAAGACTGGAAACTCAGAAGCTTTTGAAGAAATGATACAGCCTTTGAGTGTGTTTGAATGTAGACCTTTTATATGATAAAAGATACAGTGAGCAAGTCAGTGAGTAGACAAATGATAGaactagaaaataatatttgtggTACAGGGAAGAGAAGGCTAATGTATATCATATACAATGATCCCTTCCAAAttgataaggggaaaaaaaaagaggaaaagaaaaactgagaagaaaaaaatgagtgaaggATATAAAAAGGCAGTTTGTAGAAGAGGAAATCTGCATGTTCAACAGATATAGGAAAAGGTTCACtagtagaaaaatacaaattaaagtggTGTAACAAGGCCACAAAGGATCTCTCTGTATTCCCTTCAGACTGGAAAAAGCAATATCCATTGCTGATGGGCTTGCAGAATGTGGGTACTGCTCGTGGGAATGTGAATTGTCACAGCTACGTGGAAAGCAGTCTGGTGACTCATGTACCTCTAATCCATCCATCGCTTGGCTGAGACCCAGTTCCTTACGAAATGAGAGCATAGATGTAAAAGTGTATGTTCAAGGATATTTATTGCAAGCATTGTGTgtagtggtaaaaaaaaaaacaaaaacaaagcatattCATTGACAGAGTTTGGGTGAATGCattatggtattaatattttcagaccagtAAATATTACATAGCTActaaaaaagaatgcatttgtGCTATGCAAATTAACTTTCATGAGTAGTTGACTGAGACagacaaaatatggaaaaattaaacaCCCTATTTTGTAAAACAAAGGACTAAACTTAAAAACTATCCTATGGGTATATATGATTGAGTAGTGACTGGTAATAATGATTCTGTGAACATGGAGGAAGTATAGAAATGGCATAATGGTTTGTTATTCATAAAATGGACTACCTGGGGATGGAAGTATGAGGTGAGATGGGGAGAGGGTAGCTAGGCAGAagtataatagtaaaaaaaaaagactactgaTGCTATCGACTGTTCTCCCCAGTAGATGTGAAATGAtcacatgtaaaaatatatgtgtgggccgggcgcggtggcttacccctgtaatcctagcactctgggaggccgaggtgggtggatcatttgagctcaggagttcaagaccagcctgagcaagagcgagaccccgtctctactaaaaatagaaagaaattagctggacaactaaaaatatatagaaaaaattagccgggcatggtggcgcatgcctgtaatcccagctactgaggaagctgaggcaggaggattgcttgagcccaggagtttgaggttgctgtgagctaggctgacgccggcactctagcctaggcaacaaagcgagactctgtctcaaaaaaataaaataaaataaaataaaattatatgtgtgtatatgtatcaaGAAATACGAACGTAAAACAGGAAGGTGTTCCCAAGAGCAGCTTTGCATGACGATCACTCTGTGATGATCTAACCTGGTTTTAAGTACGTCCTGGAGTAAGTGTAGAAAAGTTCTCAAATGTGGACTGTTCCCAGAGCAAAGCCAGGTTCTGCAGGAGGCTGGAGATTTCAGCAGAGTCCTTGGTCTTCGGGCAGCCCATGGCTGGATCAGGCAGTCTCAGCCACTGGGTGGCACCCAGGTCAGAACTCGGGAAACAGGGATGCAAGGATCCTAGTGGAGGCTGGGCAGCTGGCTCTAGTCCCAGCACTTCAACTGCAGGGACAGAGGTGTCCTGTAGCAGGGGCCTCCTGCTTTAACCTCTCCAAAACCCAAACTGGCTTCCTGGGGGTTGCCCAGGTGGGGATGACAGGTGGGTAGAACAGGAGTGAGAGGTAAGAACAAACACATAGtgatggaatttttgtttttgttgtcagtGACAAGAACATTGTCCAGAGAATTCATttttagggaaaatattttacaaaccaGAATTGAAGGCTGTTGAGTTTTTGTTGGTGACGAGTTTAATAAAACATtgactttctttcctctccctccctttccccactccccacccagctGGATGTGTGGAATCTGGTGAAAATGTAATGAATACAACTTACGTTTTTTCcaggaaaaatcttaaaaggtaTGCAATTGAGGGAAAATTTGAAACGTGTACCCTTACTTTCTTGCTTTTGCTGAGTAACAGTTCCTTTTTCTAAAACTGTGATTCCTCTGTCAGGCCTATCGCTCACCTTCCGTGTCCTGGAAAAGCAACGCTGGCTGTCCGCTGCTGCCCAGTCTACTTTGAATTGAGGCCGGTGGTGGAAGCAGGTACCCTCAGAACCAGGACTGGTGTTAGGTTTTGTCCCTGAGGCAGGTCACCAGGGTGAGGTGGAGATTTGGATTCTGACAGGCGGGTACGTGGGTTTCATTCAGTTTAGTTACTCTTAAAAGCTGGAGCAAAGATGGATGTTATCAAAatatgtgccttttttttttttcattgttcagAATACACTTTCTTGCTTAAAGTAACATTAAAAGAATATTagtacttgttttgtttttccactggTTGAATGTAATCCAGTGTCAAGTTTCTATGCGGTAAAATTGTGTatgaattggatttttttttatccccCCACCCGctagctgcttttaagatttttctctttatcagtgGCTTTAAGCAGTCTGATTACAATTTGCCTTGGTGGGATTTTCCTCATATTTCTTGTGCTTGGGGTTCATTGAACTTCATAGATACGTaggtttgtagttttcagcaaatttggaaagtttcagccattattctttcaaatactttttctgtcaTCTCGCTGTTATTCAGATACTCCAATTACACATGTATTAGGCCATTTGGAATTATCCCATGGCTTACTGATACTTTGCTtacttttttcagtgttttttttctttcagtgttttattttagaagtttctatAGCTGTGTTTTAAGtttactaatcttttcttctgtgtgATCTGCTATTGGTCccatccagtgtatttttcatctgtgacattgtagttttcatctctagaagttcaaTTCGGGTCTTTCTTATATATTCCATGTCTCTGCCTAACATGCTCCATCTTTCCTCTTCTTGAACATATAGAATGCAGTTATAATAACTCTTTTAATGTCTTGTGTACAAAAGACTGgttttgactgattttttttctcttcatttgggATCTTATTTTCCTGCATCTTTGCATGCCTGGTCATTTTTTGTTAGAtaccagacattgtgaattttaccttagTAGAAACTGGATatagttttattcttataaatattcttgaagtTTATTCTGGGATCCAATTAAGTTACTGAGAAACATTTGATTcttttgggtcttgcttttaagctttgttaggcaGCATTTACTCTAGGGTAAGTGTCCTCAGTCCTGAGGCAAAACCTTCTGAGTAATGGATGCCCTGTGAAATACGAAGTTTTCCACTGTGGCTGGGGGAGCATGCACTGTTTTTGGCCTTGTGTAAGCTTCAGGGATTGTTCTTTCTAATAGTTCTTGCTCCAGCCTAGGTAGTATCCTCTAACATGTGGGCACTGGTCAGTACTCAGGCATGACCCAAGAGAGACCCGGAAGATCTCTGCAGCTCTTGTCTCTGGTCCTCTGCCTAGGGAACTCCTGCTGCCAAGGCCTTCCAGACTCTCAGCAACATCTTCTCAACCCAGAGAGTCTGCTGGGCTCCCTCTAGCTTAACCGGGCCTGGACACTCCAGGTAGTAATTTGAGGCAGTGGTATAACTTACCTCATTTGCTTCCCATCTCTTGGAGACCACTGTCCTTCATCGCCTAATGGCCAGTATCTTAAAactattgtttcatatattttgccagTGTTTCAGGGTTTTTTTCAGGTGGGAGGGTAAACCCGGTCCCTGTTACTCCATGGCTGGAAGTGGAGGCTGTTTTTAACTTTGGATCCTATATGTGAATACATAAACATCCCTTGATAAAATGCTTCTAAgtaacagtgatttttttccttatcagaGACTGACCCTTCTGATTGACTTGTCTCACTCACACgccttctttattttctcttcccttttggaCCTCAATGCCCATGATTCTCGGTTCATGATACACTGTCCTCACTGATTTGTGCATAGTTCtcttgtatttatatattcatatgcaaaatagCAGAAAAAGCTGAATTCTTTTGTAAAGCATATAATAAACTAGTTTTTAGTAAAATTATGTCATTATGTCCCCCAGGAGAGGCCTTTGTTGGGAGAATTAGTTACTAGTTTCCTTCAGgagctttgtttttgttgttttactcTGTCCCTGTTCCGCCTGCAGACAAATCGTCACAGGAGCCGGGTCTGGAGCTAATGTGTCTGCCCTATCGCCTGGTGTTCGCTGTGGCGTCAGAGGACTCCGTGCTCTTTTACGACACCCAGCAGCACTTCCCTTTTGGTTACGTGTCTAACATACATTACCACACTCTGAGTGATGTCTCGTGGTGAGTAGTGAATGCAGACAGTGTGTGTTACCCTGGCCTAGGCCCTGGACTTACGGAGCATTTCGTTACCAAAGAGGGCTTATTTGGCCCTGTTCaccaattgttttttaaaaggaatcaaCATTAAAAGGAAAGCTCTTTCTAGTTTGCCACGATACTTGGTTCCTGCTTTAGCACCAGTGGGTTTTGATGCCATTCAGGTTGCCCTCCGGGATTATCAAACTCTGATAAGTGGAGAGGGCAGCCCTGTAGACTCCCTGGTCATACTTGGGGACTTGTCAGCCTCTGCAGGAGGAAGCCGTCCCCCTGCAAGTCCCCTGCTGCCCAGAGCAGGGAAGGTGCCCCAGGGCCATGCTTGTCCTGAGAGTGTCGCTCAGCACTCTGCCCTTTGGCTACGTGTGGTCCCCTGGTTCAGCCTCCACTGTCTGTTCGGCCCAGCGAGAGCCCCAGCCGAGGCTTCATCACCTACCATCTATTTCTTGTTCCttataactcttttttttcttttaattttctttttatcttcggGAAAAAAAGGTCATCTTGCCTTTATTCAAATGGAAAGTTAATAATAGTACAGACAGATTATGATGACTCAGAAAATTGAGGTAGTATTGGAAAAGGGAACTGCATGAGTAAGGAACTCATACAAACCCTTCTTTCCTAGTCAAGCTTGTGATTTTGCTTGAACTTCCATTTTGTAGCTAGTAATGAAAGTGTTAGGCGTGGTCCACAGACTTTGGTTAAGGTCTGtaacttttctctttgttttgggaACAAAGGTCCAGCGATGGGGCCTTCCTGGCCATTTCTTCCACGGATGGTTATTGTTCATTTGTGACATTTGAGAAGGATGAACTTGGAATTCCTTTGAAAGAGAAGCCAATTTTGAGCATAAGGACTCCTGATACAGCAAAGAAAACTAAGAGTCAGATGCACCAAGGGTCTTCACCAGGATCTAGACCTGTAGAGGGAACTCCCACCAGCAGAATCCAAGACCCCAGCAGCCCCTGTACAACCCCCCCTCAGGCCAGACAGTCTCCAGCCCCAGCGGTGGTCAAGGACACTCCCTCGATTACTCCTGGTGTCAAAAGCTTCTTGCCAGCGCCTTCAGAGGAGAAGCACCTGCAGCCCAGTAGCCAAAACACAAAAGCCCACCCATCCCGAAGGGTCACTCTGAACACATTGCAAGCCTGGAGCAAGACAACACCCCGGTAAGAACTTTTGATAGTATAAGACTTGTCATTGCACAAcgaaaaatgaaatacaaactgAACACCCTCAACCTGTTATAGGTGAAATTCCATGTAGTGCATACGTCATACCAGTGTGTTGCCAGAGAGAGATTGCTTAAGGTCAAGTCCGAGAACGTCTTTCCTCGCATATAGGCCCCTGTTGGTTCCTCCATTTCCTGCCTGTCGGGTAAAGCCCAGGCTCCTGTGCATGCAGTAGACTGTGATTTGGTTGCAGCCTATTGTCCAGGACTGTGGCCACTCACTCTCCTAAGTCCTGTGCGCCTTAATCTCCAGCCTGGCCTGAGCATCAGGTTCCCAGAGCACACTCTGCCCGTTGAGGCCTCTGTGCCTTACCTTCCTTGGAGAAGCCTGGGCATCTGCTGCCCTTGGTGACAATGCCAGCGTCCTCCTGAAAGACCCATTTGAATGTCCCCTCTCTGTTCCCGGTCTTTGTGGCCTTCAGCCCTTTTTTCATCACTGTACATCACGTTCGACAGCAGGtgctttgtttctgcttctgtttctccTGCTGGATCATGAGCCCTTAAGGGCAGGAGGCATGTCCCCAGTTTTCCTTATGCCTCCTGCCCAGGGTGGTAACAGACGCTTCCTAGGACATGGGAAGTCCAAGGAGCATCTTCTTGAGGCCGAGTTTGATGTTTCCAGCAGACTGGGTCGTGAGAAACATGAGTGTCCTGGTCTCATGATAGTGGTCTCCAGGGCAGCCCTGCTCTCATTTCTTCCCTGTTCATGTCAGTCTGGTGCACGTCCACTGCTCCTGCTGCCGACAGCAGTGTAGccctcagtttccttccttcctttgtaacTCTGATGTCCACTTATCCCCTCTGACTCTGTACACTCCCTTCTCCACCAGTCCCTCTACCTCCTCACCTTCCAGGTCAGCTGAGCGGGGAGGGATGTTGCCTTAGATTGAAGCTCCATGGGCCTCTCAAATCCCCCACTGTGTTCACATGTCTGCGTCAGCAAGTTCATAATACAGTGTAAGCATAGTGTTTGGCTCTTTGTAAGTCTCTAATTCCTCCCTGCAGACTAGCaaagtatttttgaatttttctatgtgtttttaggTGGGAAAAGGTactctttgaaatgtttttggtAGTAAGTTGCTTTTCCCCTCTTGATTTCTTCTAAACTATTTACCAAGCTTCTTgcgattataatttttttaaaatagtaatagttGTTGAAAAttaactggattttaaaaaagaattatctatATTTTGGCACATTCCACATACAGAAACCATATCTGATAGCCTTCTACATACAGCAGCCAGCAAGCTATTGAGCAGACCATaggtaattaaaaacaaacaaacaaaaaaaaaaacataggttTTGTCCAGGCATGGTAACTCAGGcccataatctcagcactttaagaagccaaagtgggaggatcacttgaacccaagagttctaggccagcctgggcaatgtagcaagaccctataaaaaatttttaaaaactctataaaaaaaatgttagttggGAGCTGTGgtatgcacctgcagtcccagctacttgggtgactgaggcaagaggatcagttgagctcaggagttccaggctgcagtgagctatggtcgcaccactgcactccagccttggggacagagaaagaccctgtcttaaaaaaaaaaaaataggttttgaAACTTTCAGAGAGCTGGTTATGGTTTAAGTTAACCATTATAAATGTGATGTTTTAACTTAGTACATGACTGTAATTCTTAGTTACTAAACTAACTAAATTTAAGGCACATTATGATCAGCTGAAAACTTTAAGTATTTCCTTTAATAGTTTTGAAACTTGGTATCAAACATAAATAATTCCTGTGACACTAACAAGCCATCCTTCCcgctatttccttttttttatatcAAGGAGAATAAATTTAATGCCCTTAAAGACAGATACTCCACCAAATTCTATACCAGCCAGTGAAATTTCCACCTGTTCCATAGAAAAAATTCAGTCAGGTAAGTGATATAGTTACTGGtttaatataattaaagatagaatatcttttcttttgttctcttggaAATTAATGCCATCTAATTTTAAGTCAGTTCTGAGAAAGCAAGGGTGCGTCTGCTAGAAACATCGTTTAAACTCACCAGTCGCGTGTGTTAAGTCTCAGCAGGGAGACCACCTTGCCGTAAAAAGCACCCTTGTGAGCTAGATCAAGTTTCTCAACCTGAtgactattgacattttgggccagataattctttgttgtgggtgCTGTGGGGTACTTAGCAGTGTCCCTGGATGTCACCCCTTGCCCGTGACATCTCAAATGTCACCTGACATTGCCCATTGTCCCTTGAGAGGCAGAGTCGCCCCTGGTTGGGAACCATTGCTATAGCCCTTGACGTCAGTGAAAGATCTTGCCAGGCAGTTCGGTTCCTTGTCTTGGCTCTGTATCTTGTAAATATCAGCTCTTAACTCTCAGcatgttcatttatttgtcaCCTTCTGTTTGCTGGTGTTTCAGAGATGCCTGGAGACCCTCAGGGCAGTCCTCCAGAGCTGAAAAGGCCCAGACTCAATGGAAACAAAGAAAGCATCCAAAGTCTGGACTCTTGATGAAATCTCAAC encodes:
- the CHAF1B gene encoding chromatin assembly factor 1 subunit B isoform X2 translates to MKVITCEIAWHNKEPVYSLDFQHGTAGRIHRLASAGVDTAVRIWKVEKGPDGKAIVEFLSNLVRHTKAVNVVRFSPAGDILASGGDDAVILLWKVNDNKEPEQIAFQDEDEAQMNKENWAVVKTLRGHLEDVYDICWATDGNLMASASVDNTAIIWDVSKGQKISIFNEHKSYVQGVTWDPLGQYVATLSCDRVLRVYSTQKKRVAFNVSKMLSGIGAEGEARSYRMFHDDSMKSFFRRLSFTPDGSLLLTPAGCVESGENVMNTTYVFSRKNLKRPIAHLPCPGKATLAVRCCPVYFELRPVVEADKSSQEPGLELMCLPYRLVFAVASEDSVLFYDTQQHFPFGYVSNIHYHTLSDVSWSSDGAFLAISSTDGYCSFVTFEKDELGIPLKEKPILSIRTPDTAKKTKSQMHQGSSPGSRPVEGTPTSRIQDPSSPCTTPPQARQSPAPAVVKDTPSITPGVKSFLPAPSEEKHLQPSSQNTKAHPSRRVTLNTLQAWSKTTPRRINLMPLKTDTPPNSIPASEISTCSIEKIQSEMPGDPQGSPPELKRPRLNGNKESIQSLDS